One window from the genome of Yarrowia lipolytica chromosome 1B, complete sequence encodes:
- a CDS encoding uncharacterized protein (Compare to YALI0B06006g, similar to uniprot|P40459 Saccharomyces cerevisiae YIL145C Pantoate--beta-alanine ligase (EC 6.3.2.1), similar to Saccharomyces cerevisiae PAN6 (YIL145C); ancestral locus Anc_5.697), giving the protein MLRPVIRLARAAQPVAAHRTLFTESDTCVRVFNTIDQVRAWRREKTLLGQSIGFVPTMGALHRGHLDLVKASIAENDHTIVSIFVNPSQFAPHEDFGQYPRTVDSDVAKLTELRNSIQTDEEVHYTNEFAVFAPSVNEMYPSGIPLDVKEQVGAFIEVKGLSHQLEGSIRPHFFRGVATVVTKLLNIIQPDRAYFGQKDAQQCVVVSRLVADLHIPTAITIVPTTREANGLAMSSRNVYLTEESKDKSKVLYEALTSAQHMFRDTPNVTYGDIRKKVLDTIAASEFSIDVEYVSVSDKKTLIDYPLDEAVNKDDGCLISAAVRVPNKDGAKTRIIDNVLC; this is encoded by the coding sequence ATGTTGCGACCGGTGATTCGGCTAGCCAGAGCGGCGCAACCCGTGGCCGCCCACAGAACGCTCTTCACGGAAAGCGACACGTGTGTGCGAgtcttcaacaccatcgACCAGGTGCGAGCATGGAGACGTGAGAAGACCCTTCTGGGCCAATCGATTGGCTTTGTTCCCACCATGGGAGCTCTTCACCGGGGCCATTTGGACCTGGTCAAGGCATCAATTGCCGAAAACGACCACACCATTGTCTCCATCTTTGTCAACCCTTCGCAGTTTGCACCCCATGAGGATTTCGGCCAGTACCCTCGAACTGTTGATTCCgacgtggccaagctgACGGAGCTGCGGAACTCCATCCAGACTGACGAAGAGGTGCATTACACAAACGAATTCGCCGTTTTCGCGCCCTCCGTCAACGAAATGTACCCTTCTGGTATCCCTCTGGATGtcaaggagcaggtggGAGCCTTCATTGAGGTCAAGGGCCTGAGCCACCAGCTGGAAGGATCCATTCGACCCCATTTCTTCCGAGGTGTCGCCACCGTGGTCaccaagctgctcaacattATCCAGCCGGACCGGGCATATTTCGGCCAGAAGGACGCCCAGcagtgtgtggtggtgtctCGTCTGGTGGCTGATCTGCACATTCCCACAGCCATTACCATTGTGCCTACCACGAGAGAGGCCAATGGATTGGCTATGAGCTCACGAAACGTGTACCTGACGGAAGAATCCAAGGACAAGAGCAAAGTGCTCTACGAGGCTCTGACTTCAGCTCAGCACATGTTCAGGGATACCCCCAACGTCACCTACGGAGACATTCGAAAGAAGGTGCTCGACACCATTGCGGCCTCGGAGTTCTCCATTGACGTGGAGTACGTCAGCGTCAGCGACAAAAAGACCCTCATAGACTACCCGCTAGACGAGGCCGtcaacaaggacgacgGCTGTCTCATTTCTGCTGCAGTCAGAGTCCCCAACAAGGACGGAGCAAAGACTAGAATCATTGACAATGTTCTGTGTTAA
- a CDS encoding uncharacterized protein (Compare to YALI0B06028g, weakly similar to uniprot|Q7RYZ0 Neurospora crassa NCU06425.1 predicted protein): protein MNLLRPVAQAETVEIYFLSQQARFKLIRESNVDAPDLRKLLAHANLVDLLADELQSRKPKSRIHFAQTVIPETFQESGWQTANYDSSDDDSSSSSSSDEEDDQDDQENEEGELIEIEYVEDHVALVGQGLLSHADPGMSLKVHGLHHQRGPCEAALSL, encoded by the coding sequence ATGAACCTCCTTCGACCCGTGGCGCAGGCAGAAACCGTGGAAATCTACTTCCTATCACAGCAGGCCCGGTTCAAGCTCATCCGGGAGTCCAATGTCGACGCTCCGGATCTCCGAAAGCTGCTGGCACACGCAAATCTCGTCGACCTGCTGGCAGACGAGCTGCAGAGCCGAAAACCAAAGTCCCGGATCCATTTTGCACAAACAGTGATCCCAGAAACGTTCCAGGAGAGCGGCTGGCAGACGGCCAATTACGATAGTAGTGACgacgacagcagcagcagcagcagtagtgacgaagaagacgatCAAGACGACCAAGAgaatgaagaaggagaactcATAGAGATTGAGTACGTGGAGGACCATGTCGCATTAGTCGGACAAGGACTCTTGTCACACGCAGACCCGGGAATGTCCCTAAAAGTGCATGGATTGCACCACCAAAGAGGACCATGCGAAGCTGCTCTATCTCTATAG
- a CDS encoding uncharacterized protein (Compare to YALI0B06094g, similar to Saccharomyces cerevisiae YOR022C; ancestral locus Anc_5.604, weakly similar to uniprot|Q12204 Saccharomyces cerevisiae YOR022c weak similarity to D.melanogaster probable Ca2+ transporter rdgB), with product MRLVQRFNNCSGGLSPSRVVVLASATVTTCPTGSTVLARRVSLPTRSYANRHTFSTRSILSQDKITTSSSAAKTANEILSSLQPPPVRPHWFFATDVSLREPDFLLGDEALEDKLTGKKEELKRPKKFMPFSDQDNALLEKRYQEVQNKVTSDAIVPVREDYLFEVNINTMELSPVYWEGPIFEVRRSEWLLKDGSNAIPCSKQLNDQLENGYNSKKPWMEMKEKSISIKNSMEEVSAGTSTNWVLKGERYQGKLCVYSTDCYTAWIMSNDVYGMLTAAFLQKIASGNILGASKLIRGYDHVKKKEDSDEKKNNNKNNVKKKNKDIGKFDDKPDTRKEPLTPDIHHFSSAQSKLSNRYGSQASEQQQMEQDYEDNKENAGSHASKDEDKAPQYDHLVLCVHGIGQKLGRRIKSVNFVHDVNVLRKTMKSVFNEGKQFQKYRDVKIDPEKEKEEREWTHPKVQVLPVLWRSQVTFSLTKADILQHQGDPNSQVCLQDITVDGISSVRNIAGDVILDVLLYYQPFYRRQINQAVITECNRIVELFRKHNPKFRGKVSLIGHSLGSVISFDVLSNDLACPGLENKSTDGLEFPVQNYFMMGSPLGLFKILEGSSIRHFDAENHKNNLIADETKFQPTSNYLSPNVKYLYNIFHPSDPISYRIEPLVDKLAAFLRPASVPFTKSGFSTESISNLGRQVAEGAQQMWNTIYTSGESITQKLLNAASFLEQQKEEERKEGAGEEKVQPSHEGAEFPSTSSISKRKLTPEERQRVITKLGALSATGRIDYALQESVLDLGFISAIASHISYLEDEDVAAFVLQRLLEEQKDLENKRKAES from the coding sequence ATGCGACTGGTGCAGAGGTTCAACAACTGTTCCGGAGGGCTAAGCCCATCcagagtggtggtgttAGCCAGTGCTACTGTTACTACTTGCCCTACGGGATCCACCGTTCTAGCAAGACGTGTTTCACTACCGACAAGAAGCTATGCTAACCGTCACACCTTTTCGACAAGGTCCATTCTGAGCCAGGACAAGATCACAACGTCCAGTTCGGCTGCCAAGACCGCCAATGAGATACTCAGCTCGCTacagcctcctccagttCGCCCCCACTGGTTTTTCGCCACAGACGTGTCTCTTCGAGAGCCCGACTTTCTGCTTGGAgacgaggctctggaggatAAGCTGACAggaaagaaggaggagctaAAACGACCTAAGAAGTTCATGCCTTTCTCCGACCAGGACAATGCTCTTTTGGAGAAGCGATACCAGGAAGTGCAGAACAAGGTCACCAGCGACGCGATTGTGCCTGTGCGAGAGGATTACCTGTTTGAAGTGAATATCAACACAATGGAGCTTTCGCCAGTTTATTGGGAGGGTCCCATCTTCGAAGTTCGGCGTTCTGAATGGCTTCTAAAGGACGGATCAAATGCCATTCCTTGTtccaagcagctcaacgaCCAGCTGGAAAATGGCTACAACAGCAAAAAGCCATGGATGGAAATGAAGGAGAAAAGCATCAGTATTAAGAACAGCATGGAGGAGGTCTCAGCAGGAACCAGTACTAATTGGGTGCTCAAGGGCGAACGGTATCAGGGCAAGCTCTGTGTCTATTCTACAGACTGTTACACTGCGTGGATCATGAGCAACGATGTCTACGGTATGCTGACAGCCGCCTTTTTGCAGAAAATTGCTTCCGGTAACATTCTGGGTGCGTCCAAGCTGATCCGAGGCTATGATCatgtcaagaagaaggaggacagcgacgagaagaaaaacaacaacaaaaacaacgtcaagaagaagaacaaggacatTGGCAAGTTTGATGACAAACCAGATACACGAAAGGAGCCTCTCACGCCGGATATACACCACTTTTCCTCCGCACAATCCAAGTTGAGTAATCGATATGGGTCTCAGGCGTCCGAACAACAACAGATGGAGCAGGATTACGAagacaacaaggagaatgCGGGTAGTCACGCATCCAAGGACGAAGACAAGGCTCCTCAATACGACCATCTCGTTCTGTGTGTTCATGGAATCGGTCAAAAACTGGGCCGCCGAATCAAGTCTGTCAACTTTGTTCATGATGTCAACGTGCTCAGAAAGACCATGAAAAGCGTGTTCAACGAAGGCAAGCAATTTCAGAAATATCGAGATGTGAAAATCGATCCCgaaaaggagaaggaggagagggAATGGACACACCCCAAGGTCCAGGTTCTGCCTGTTCTCTGGAGATCGCAAGTGACGTTCAGCTTGACCAAGGCAGACATTCTACAGCATCAGGGAGACCCCAATTCACAGGTCTGTCTGCAGGACATTACTGTTGATGGTATCTCCAGTGTCAGAAACATCGCTGGGGACGTCATTCTCGACGTACTTCTGTACTACCAACCCTTTTACCGAAGACAGATCAACCAGGCCGTCATCACTGAGTGCAACCGAATCGTTGAACTGTTCCGAAAGCATAACCCCAAATTCCGAGGCAAGGTCAGTCTTATTGGTCATTCTTTGGGCTCTGTAATCTCGTTTGATGTTCTATCTAACGATCTTGCGTGTCCTGGATTAGAGAACAAGAGCACCGATGGCTTGGAATTCCCTGTTCAAAACTATTTCATGATGGGCTCTCCCCTTGGACTTTTCAAGATTCTGGAGGGAAGCAGCATTCGACACTTTGACGCCGAGAACCACAAGAACAATCTGATTGCAGACGAAACCAAGTTCCAGCCGACTTCGAACTACCTATCTCCCAACGTTAAGTACCTGTACAACATCTTCCACCCCTCAGACCCTATCAGTTATCGAATCGAGCCTCTGGTTGACAAGCTTGCTGCCTTTTTGCGTCCTGCCAGTGTTCCTTTCACCAAGTCTGGTTTCTCCACTGAGTCCATTTCCAACCTCGGTCGTCAGGTCGCTGAAGGGGCTCAGCAGATGTGGAACACCATCTACACGAGTGGAGAGAGCATCacccagaagctgctcaatgCCGCAAGCTTCCTGGAGcaacagaaagaagaggaacGAAAAGAGGGAGCaggagaggagaaggtACAGCCCAGCCACGAGGGTGCCGAGTTCCCCTCGACAAGTAGTATCTCCAAACGGAAGCTGACTCCCGAGGAGAGACAACGAGTGATCACCAAGCTGGGGGCATTGTCAGCCACTGGACGAATTGACTATGCTCTTCAGGAGAGTGTGCTGGATCTGGGATTCATTTCTGCCATTGCATCTCACATCAGTTACctggaagatgaagatgtgGCAGCATTTGTGCTGCAGAGACTGCTGGAAGAGCAGAAGGATTTGGAAAATAAGAGGAAAGCCGAAAGCTAG